Sequence from the Terriglobia bacterium genome:
CCGATCACGCCGACAGCAACTACCGTGCCGCTCACGAGGCCATGTTCAGCAAGATGTCCGTCAACGCGGGCCAGGTCTTTCGCATGAAAGGCGAGTATCCCGACACGGTCAAAGCCGCGGCCGAATACGAACATGCGTTGCGGGAATACTTTCATCTTTCGGCCGGCCGATTCCCCCGGTTTGACCTGATCATGCTGGGGATGGGTTCGGACGGCCACACTGCCTCGCTGTTTCCCGGCGCCAAGGCGCTTGAAGAACAGAAACGGCTGGTCACTTCCAGTTGGGTGGGAAAGTTTTATACCCACCGCATCACCATGACCGTGCCGGTGCTGAACAACGCGGCGTGCGTCATGTTCATGGCGCATGGACCGGACAAGGCGCCGCCCTTGAAGGCAGTCCTGGAAGGGCCGTACGAGCCCGCGCAACTGCCCTCCCAGTTGATCCGCCCGCAGCACGGAACGCTGTTGTGGCTGGTGGACGAATCCGCCGCCGGCCTTTTGGACCGCAGCACGCTGCGTCCGCCAAAGATTGCAGCGACAGGATAGGAGAGAGTGTATGGCTAACGATTTTTCCGGCGCGGTCGCCGCCGCCGTCGTCGACAAGTGGACAGGTGGCATGGGTCCAATCTCCGGCCGCAAGGCTTTCCAGCGCCCGATGGGGGATGGCACGGAATTGCTCCATGCCATCGAGGATGTGATTTGAACTCCAACATCACCGTGGCCTGAGGCGCCATTCGCCTCGGCGAGGATTTTCGCTATGCACAAGAATCTGGTCTTCCTGTTCGATGTGGACAACACGCTGCTCGACAATGATCGCGTTTCCGCCGATCTCAAGCGCCATCTGGAACGCGAGGTCGGACACGAACGGCAACAGCGCTACTGGTCGATCTTCGAGGAGCTGCGTTCCGAGCTTGGCTACGCTGATTATCTCGGCGCATTGCAGCGTTACCGCTCCAACTATCCTCACGATCCGAAACTGCTGACCGTGTCCCACTTCCTGTTGGAATATCCGTTCGCCAACCGGCTCTTCCCCAATTCGCTCGACGCCGTGGACCACGTCAAGCAGTTCGGACGCCCGGTAATCCTCTCCGACGGCGACGTCGTCTTCCAACCGCAGAAGATTTGGCGCTCCGGACTGCATGACGCCTTCGACGGCGCCGCGCTCATTTACATCCACAAGGAGCACGAGCTGGACGACGTTGAGGCACGCTACCCCGCCGATCACTACGTCCTGGTGGACGATAAGATTCGCATCCTGACCGCAATCAAGCGGGCTTGGGGGCAGCGTGTAACTACCGTGTTCCCGCGCCAGGGCCACTACGCGCTCGATGAAAAAGTCGTTAGCTCCTATCCTCCGGCTGACTACACCATCAATCGCATCGGAGAGTTAGTGAACTTGGATTTCCAGTGTCTTGCACAAGGCGGCGCCATGCAGGCAGGCGCCGCGGACTGACGCATGGTCATCGGCCCAAACTGGCCAAACTATGCGCCGGTGGTCTGAACTGCGGGCAACGCTCGACTGGAAATGCTGGCCGCAACGCTGCGCTCGCGGTGGTTTGCCTGAACAGACGCGATCCCCGGCTCGGGTTTGTCTGGCTGTCGTCCCGGCATAACTGCTGTTTCATCGGCGGTCACCACTGGGGGCTTGCTGCAAAGCGAAGGCAAGATTGTTCCAGTTGAGCTCCTGCCATACGGATTCGGCCAATTGAGTGATTAGACTCAGATGCTCGTCATAATTAGCGACCTTCACTTAACGGATGGGACCTCCGGCGAAACGATAAGATCCGGAGCATTCAAGGCATTCCGGGAGAGATTCCGAGACTTGGCCTATGACGGTTCTTGGAGAAGCGATGACGAATACCGACCGTTGGAGGGCATTGATCTGGTGCTGTTGGGGGACATCCTCGACGTGATCCGGTCCACCCGCTGGTGTGATGCGCCTGCCGAAGTTCGGCCTTGGGGCAAGCAGGACGATCCTCGTTTTGCCGCCATGGTCACCCAGATCACGGAAGACATCATTGCAAACAACCAAGACTCTCTCGATGTCTTCAAGAGCCTGCACGATCCCAAGATCATGAATGTCCCTCCGGCCACCCCTGAGGGCAAGGTTGCACTCGTTTCACGGGACCTGGACGCCCGCGAGCGAGTCCCCGTGCCCGTGAGAATTCACTATCTGGTGGGGAATCATGATTGGTTTTACCACCTCAGGGGCCCTGCATTCGACGACGTAAGAAAGCTGATCGCCGAAGCCATAGGCTTGGAGACCCCTGCGACCGCTCCTTTTCCGCATGATCCTTCCGAATCGGACCTATTGCAGCAGATTTATCGAGAGCACAACGTGTTCGCCCGCCACGGCGACATTTTCGACCCAAGCAA
This genomic interval carries:
- the pgl gene encoding 6-phosphogluconolactonase; the protein is MRARAGSASGIPRRSARRWLPRAINGAPIVEREIQIVSDAAALTRAAAEVFAGAAQQAVQQRGNFTVALSGGSTPKALYCLLATDAELRSRVPWQQTYFFFGDERHVPPDHADSNYRAAHEAMFSKMSVNAGQVFRMKGEYPDTVKAAAEYEHALREYFHLSAGRFPRFDLIMLGMGSDGHTASLFPGAKALEEQKRLVTSSWVGKFYTHRITMTVPVLNNAACVMFMAHGPDKAPPLKAVLEGPYEPAQLPSQLIRPQHGTLLWLVDESAAGLLDRSTLRPPKIAATG
- a CDS encoding HAD family hydrolase — translated: MHKNLVFLFDVDNTLLDNDRVSADLKRHLEREVGHERQQRYWSIFEELRSELGYADYLGALQRYRSNYPHDPKLLTVSHFLLEYPFANRLFPNSLDAVDHVKQFGRPVILSDGDVVFQPQKIWRSGLHDAFDGAALIYIHKEHELDDVEARYPADHYVLVDDKIRILTAIKRAWGQRVTTVFPRQGHYALDEKVVSSYPPADYTINRIGELVNLDFQCLAQGGAMQAGAAD